A stretch of the Tannerella serpentiformis genome encodes the following:
- a CDS encoding DUF4369 domain-containing protein, with amino-acid sequence MKKYLFLAVMALLAVACKQKASDGFVIDGKLTGNVENAVVKIFDAADPTMTVVDSAVVKEGKFQLKGKVDEPTMFQLTIDLPDASLSEQERTLAYAFYVENAPMTFTADAATMPTLFYIPDRKTVNPVITGSPTQELNEKFNAQMADKENRLSELSEKQASVYYSAEERTDSIIAEAVRMESEIEALRKECNDARLDFIRKNAASIVALDQAGILVYADELTTTDVDEILKVLEPSWKGKARYDLLVQQMTTKKNMALGSVIPDADFSTTDGKTVKLHDVLPKEGYALVEFWASWCSPCRAEIPHLKQIVSKYPAFHIISISVDDDDAAWKKALDQDKPSWTQLRCPDGIQGMANKVYGIMGVPACFLVDSEGKIVRVGARGPVLDMMLSQLYASNK; translated from the coding sequence ATGAAAAAGTACTTATTCCTCGCAGTCATGGCCTTACTCGCCGTGGCATGCAAACAGAAAGCCTCAGATGGCTTCGTGATTGACGGCAAATTGACTGGTAACGTTGAGAATGCCGTAGTAAAGATCTTCGATGCGGCTGATCCGACGATGACCGTTGTCGACAGCGCCGTGGTTAAGGAAGGCAAGTTTCAGCTGAAAGGCAAAGTGGACGAGCCGACCATGTTCCAGCTGACGATAGATCTGCCCGACGCCTCGCTCTCGGAGCAGGAGCGCACGTTAGCTTATGCTTTTTACGTCGAGAACGCACCCATGACCTTCACAGCCGATGCGGCCACCATGCCTACGCTCTTCTACATCCCGGATCGTAAGACGGTGAACCCCGTCATCACAGGCTCACCCACGCAGGAGCTGAACGAGAAGTTCAACGCCCAGATGGCCGACAAGGAGAACCGCCTGAGCGAGCTCAGCGAGAAACAGGCCTCCGTGTACTACTCCGCTGAGGAGCGCACCGACAGCATCATCGCCGAGGCCGTCCGCATGGAGAGTGAAATTGAGGCCCTCCGCAAGGAGTGCAACGACGCCCGCCTGGACTTTATCCGCAAAAACGCCGCCTCCATCGTCGCGCTGGATCAAGCCGGCATACTCGTCTACGCGGATGAGCTGACAACGACGGACGTGGACGAGATCCTCAAGGTCTTGGAGCCCTCGTGGAAGGGTAAAGCACGTTATGATCTGTTGGTACAGCAGATGACGACGAAGAAAAACATGGCTCTCGGCTCCGTCATCCCCGACGCCGACTTCTCTACGACAGATGGCAAGACCGTCAAGCTGCACGACGTGCTCCCGAAAGAGGGTTACGCGCTCGTAGAGTTCTGGGCCTCGTGGTGCTCGCCCTGCCGCGCAGAAATTCCACATCTCAAGCAGATCGTGTCGAAGTACCCCGCCTTCCATATTATTAGCATCTCCGTCGACGACGACGACGCAGCCTGGAAGAAAGCCCTCGATCAAGACAAGCCCTCCTGGACGCAGCTCCGCTGCCCTGATGGCATCCAAGGCATGGCCAACAAAGTGTACGGCATTATGGGTGTACCGGCCTGCTTCTTGGTAGACTCAGAGGGTAAGATTGTTCGGGTTGGCGCCCGCGGCCCTGTCCTGGACATGATGCTCAGCCAATTGTACGCCTCCAATAAGTAA
- a CDS encoding RagB/SusD family nutrient uptake outer membrane protein, which yields MKTTHAIIGLCLALALTACELVGSLDKIEPEHKLTDNNVITDAKSAEAALNGVYLSWRTYRIGWMRHLLGALTGVENEVNIAGIDGFADNEVTDDNTGVESNYIELYFVVQNASAILEHLESTAAIQSLSPARRTEIVGEVKCSRALARLMLLRQYGEFYDRTSAYGIVLYPGNRSIKDNTALPRASVEESYRAILSDLDEAIAKAPETNTHYRMSRLTAKALKARVMLYRKEFAQAATLARQVIAEAPAAGYALEDSFKQLFVNSFQSQEMLFAVYAMAPDELYSDGVWNRSTAGPVTSKLASAVAPSDSVPDKRFAAIYKDLDPGRPEVVNNKYPITEGLAGTKQDSHYYIRLAEMYYLIAEAEARLGNPTAARAALKEILCIDRAGYTQAYVEAIPDSRLLEMILRHKWLEFFTENSEEWFDLVRFHAWDNYPIAPYYVKSDRHLILPIPRKALGGNRALKQNPGY from the coding sequence ATGAAAACGACACATGCTATCATAGGTCTCTGCCTGGCCTTGGCCCTCACGGCCTGCGAATTGGTAGGCAGCTTAGATAAGATCGAACCGGAGCACAAGCTGACGGACAACAACGTGATCACCGACGCCAAATCGGCCGAAGCGGCCCTCAACGGCGTCTATCTCTCTTGGCGCACCTACCGCATTGGCTGGATGCGCCATCTGCTCGGTGCCCTCACCGGGGTCGAGAACGAAGTGAACATCGCGGGCATCGACGGCTTTGCCGACAACGAGGTGACGGACGACAACACCGGTGTGGAAAGCAACTACATCGAGCTCTACTTCGTGGTGCAGAACGCCTCGGCGATCCTCGAGCACCTGGAGTCCACCGCCGCCATCCAGTCGCTCAGCCCCGCGCGCCGCACGGAGATCGTGGGCGAGGTGAAATGTTCGCGCGCCTTGGCCCGCCTCATGCTGCTGCGTCAGTATGGCGAGTTCTACGACCGCACGTCCGCTTATGGCATCGTCCTCTACCCCGGCAATCGCTCCATCAAAGACAATACGGCCCTGCCGCGCGCCTCCGTGGAGGAGAGCTACCGCGCCATCCTCTCCGATCTGGACGAAGCCATTGCCAAGGCCCCCGAGACGAACACGCACTATCGCATGAGCCGACTCACCGCCAAGGCGCTCAAGGCCCGCGTGATGCTCTACAGGAAGGAGTTCGCCCAGGCGGCCACCCTGGCGCGTCAAGTGATCGCCGAGGCGCCCGCGGCCGGTTACGCGCTGGAGGACAGTTTCAAGCAACTCTTCGTGAACAGTTTCCAATCGCAGGAAATGCTCTTCGCCGTCTACGCGATGGCCCCCGATGAGCTCTACAGCGACGGAGTCTGGAACCGTTCGACGGCCGGCCCGGTCACCAGTAAGCTGGCCAGCGCCGTGGCCCCCTCCGATAGCGTGCCAGACAAGCGCTTCGCAGCCATATACAAGGACCTCGATCCCGGGCGGCCGGAGGTGGTGAACAATAAGTACCCCATCACGGAGGGCCTGGCGGGCACCAAACAAGATTCGCACTACTACATCCGTCTGGCCGAGATGTACTACCTCATCGCTGAGGCCGAGGCGCGTCTGGGCAACCCCACCGCCGCACGCGCGGCCCTGAAGGAGATCCTCTGCATCGACCGCGCTGGATATACCCAGGCCTACGTGGAGGCCATTCCGGACTCCCGCCTCTTGGAGATGATCCTCCGCCATAAATGGCTGGAATTCTTCACCGAAAACAGTGAGGAATGGTTCGACTTAGTCCGCTTCCACGCTTGGGACAACTACCCCATTGCCCCCTATTACGTCAAATCCGACCGACACCTCATCCTCCCGATCCCCCGCAAGGCACTCGGCGGAAATCGGGCCTTGAAGCAGAACCCCGGCTATTGA
- a CDS encoding SusC/RagA family TonB-linked outer membrane protein produces MTATQQKGIITGRIVDETGEPVVGANIVVKGTTTGTTTDLEGRFSLTVEGPNVTLVVSYVGYEQMELPAVAGSTLNLRLVPDCKMLDDLVVIGYGSKDKKSLTSSISSLKNDDIERLARSASTVDGMLGGAVKGVFSVQSSGAPGAGPLINVRGITSPIPRDKMTKQSNAPLYVIDGMPYFVEDNNLNPLLAISPYDIESVDILKDASATAIYGSRGANGVVIVKTRNGRKNEKMTIDAGYTLSVGNPIKEYSPLNPTEFRQLQGEIMDGTVRHIRENLGGMMDANMYTVLQSFGKVEATLDEDTYLYKLTAYNGLRDDVFGRANTNWNDEITHRNATTQQYYVSLRGGSAVTNYSVSLNAMDQEGLMKNDRLKHYGGRMAIDTEVSKWVKAGATLSYSGSARHSGNLREGFQEGLTAWRMRPDLPVRDEQGNFMRFDATPLYGVPIMSPNPVAVRDRKNRAVSSQFMGNGYADVTILEGLKAHAEVNVSVFGQRDRTFIPSHAQSLIPGVELKAELGEEYSTTTQTSANVRLDYNRSFGHHNLAALLGVGADRTHYQLRTLSASDFFNESDMDNIGSANTYLPIMDAYARGGLNSTYARVSYDYAQRYLTELSLRSDASSKFGPNNRTAVFPAVSLGWRLGNEQFMAGACSWLDDLKLRLSWGKTGSTNVDDFSYLRYYSKGGRYGEKPGVWLERNLPNRDIRWEITTEYNGGIDFSFFDHRLYGSIDLYNRTTKGALVNSPYLAESGMNSYTSNLIDMSNRGFELELGGDIVRTADFTWSTSFNIASNRNKVLKLNGANLNSQMQDLIVEGEPVGVIKGFRTKGIAKDQAEIDRLNAQAAAKGYGAYQTSLGVGDYILEDVNGDGRITSDDRTVIGSPLPKFFGGWNHTLTYRNVDLSLFMQFSQGGKAFYSDVGLDLESTLGQSITRETFRRTWTPERRDALFPRLVYGQYSSYNAKTNDRMIYSTSYLRMKNITLTYRLPKAALRLVGVQSASVFAMVTNLFTLTAWPGLDPELVGSGIHRGQGNDADPYPLSRTVSFGVHLQF; encoded by the coding sequence ATGACAGCAACGCAACAGAAAGGAATCATCACGGGACGGATCGTGGACGAAACGGGCGAGCCGGTGGTGGGTGCGAACATCGTCGTGAAGGGTACGACGACGGGAACAACGACGGATTTAGAGGGGCGCTTCTCGCTCACGGTGGAGGGTCCGAACGTTACGCTGGTAGTCTCTTACGTGGGCTACGAGCAGATGGAACTGCCTGCGGTGGCAGGTAGCACGCTGAATCTGCGATTGGTGCCAGACTGCAAAATGCTGGACGACCTGGTCGTGATCGGCTATGGAAGCAAGGACAAGAAGAGCCTGACGAGCTCCATCTCGTCGCTGAAGAACGACGACATCGAGCGGCTGGCACGGTCGGCCTCGACGGTGGACGGCATGCTGGGCGGCGCTGTGAAGGGCGTCTTCAGTGTGCAATCGAGCGGTGCGCCAGGGGCTGGGCCACTGATTAATGTACGCGGCATCACGTCGCCCATACCGCGGGATAAGATGACGAAACAGTCCAACGCCCCGCTGTACGTGATCGACGGTATGCCCTACTTCGTCGAGGACAACAACCTGAATCCGCTGCTGGCCATCTCACCGTACGACATTGAGAGTGTCGACATCCTCAAGGACGCCTCGGCTACGGCCATCTATGGTTCGCGCGGTGCCAATGGCGTGGTGATCGTCAAGACGCGCAACGGGAGGAAGAACGAAAAGATGACGATTGATGCGGGTTACACCCTCTCCGTCGGCAACCCGATCAAGGAATACAGCCCACTCAACCCGACGGAGTTCAGGCAGCTGCAGGGCGAGATCATGGACGGAACGGTGCGCCACATCCGCGAGAACCTGGGCGGAATGATGGACGCAAACATGTACACCGTGCTCCAATCGTTCGGGAAAGTGGAAGCGACGCTGGACGAGGATACGTACCTCTATAAACTGACGGCTTACAACGGGTTGCGTGACGACGTCTTCGGTCGTGCAAACACGAATTGGAACGACGAAATCACGCACCGGAACGCCACCACGCAGCAGTATTACGTCTCACTCCGAGGTGGATCGGCGGTGACGAACTACTCCGTGTCGCTGAACGCGATGGATCAAGAGGGCCTGATGAAAAACGATCGCCTGAAGCATTACGGCGGACGGATGGCTATCGACACGGAGGTCTCGAAATGGGTCAAGGCTGGGGCTACGCTGAGCTATTCGGGATCGGCACGCCATTCGGGCAACCTGCGGGAAGGCTTTCAGGAGGGCCTGACGGCGTGGCGCATGCGCCCGGATCTGCCGGTACGTGATGAGCAGGGCAACTTCATGCGCTTCGATGCGACGCCGCTCTACGGTGTGCCCATCATGAGCCCGAACCCCGTGGCGGTAAGGGACCGGAAGAACCGCGCCGTGTCGAGTCAATTCATGGGCAATGGGTATGCGGACGTGACGATCTTGGAAGGTCTCAAGGCGCATGCTGAAGTCAACGTCTCTGTCTTTGGTCAGCGCGACCGCACCTTCATCCCCTCGCATGCGCAGTCGCTTATCCCGGGCGTGGAGCTGAAGGCTGAGCTGGGCGAGGAATACAGCACAACGACGCAGACGTCGGCCAACGTCCGGCTCGATTACAACCGCTCTTTCGGGCACCATAACCTGGCGGCCCTGCTGGGCGTGGGTGCTGACCGTACGCACTATCAGCTCCGGACGCTGAGTGCTAGCGATTTCTTCAACGAATCGGACATGGACAACATAGGGTCAGCCAATACCTACCTGCCCATCATGGACGCTTATGCCCGCGGCGGACTGAACTCCACCTACGCGCGTGTCAGCTATGACTATGCGCAGCGTTACCTGACCGAACTGAGCCTCCGCAGCGACGCCTCGTCGAAGTTTGGGCCGAACAATCGCACGGCTGTCTTCCCGGCCGTCTCTCTGGGTTGGCGCTTGGGCAATGAGCAGTTCATGGCGGGGGCGTGCAGCTGGTTAGACGACCTTAAGCTGCGACTAAGCTGGGGTAAGACGGGGTCGACGAACGTGGACGACTTCTCCTACCTCCGCTACTACTCCAAAGGCGGACGCTACGGCGAGAAGCCGGGCGTGTGGTTGGAGCGCAACCTGCCCAACCGTGACATCCGCTGGGAGATCACCACGGAGTATAACGGCGGTATCGACTTCTCCTTCTTCGACCATCGGCTCTATGGCTCAATCGACCTCTACAACCGCACGACGAAGGGCGCACTTGTCAATTCGCCCTACTTAGCCGAATCGGGCATGAACAGCTATACCTCCAACTTGATAGACATGAGTAATCGCGGCTTCGAACTGGAGCTGGGTGGCGACATCGTCCGCACGGCGGACTTCACCTGGAGCACGTCGTTCAACATCGCCTCAAACCGCAACAAGGTCTTGAAGCTGAACGGGGCCAACCTGAACAGTCAGATGCAGGATCTGATCGTCGAGGGGGAACCCGTCGGCGTGATTAAGGGCTTCCGGACCAAGGGTATCGCCAAGGATCAGGCGGAGATCGACCGCCTTAACGCTCAGGCAGCAGCGAAGGGTTACGGGGCTTACCAAACGTCCCTCGGCGTGGGGGACTACATTCTGGAGGACGTCAATGGCGACGGCCGCATCACGTCGGACGATCGCACCGTGATCGGGTCGCCCCTGCCCAAGTTCTTCGGCGGATGGAACCATACGCTCACCTATCGCAACGTGGACCTCTCGCTTTTCATGCAGTTCTCGCAGGGCGGCAAGGCGTTCTACTCCGACGTGGGGCTGGACCTGGAGAGCACCCTCGGGCAGAGCATCACCCGGGAGACCTTCCGCCGCACCTGGACGCCGGAACGCCGCGATGCGCTCTTCCCCCGACTCGTCTACGGACAGTACAGCAGCTACAATGCGAAGACCAACGACCGCATGATTTACTCCACCTCCTATTTGCGGATGAAGAACATCACCCTGACCTACCGACTCCCCAAGGCGGCCCTGCGCCTCGTGGGCGTACAGAGCGCATCCGTCTTTGCGATGGTCACCAACTTGTTCACCCTCACGGCCTGGCCCGGACTGGATCCTGAGCTCGTGGGCTCCGGCATACACCGCGGACAAGGCAACGACGCCGATCCGTACCCCCTGAGCCGCACCGTATCGTTTGGCGTGCACCTACAGTTCTAA
- a CDS encoding outer membrane beta-barrel protein has product MRRIYLLLIGILAAACATYAQQTLTGRVVDAQNQPIEFANVALYALPDSSLVTGTITDARGAFALEGGAAKRTFLKVSFVGYETRTVEAPQSGVTVTLNPESTQLGEVTVRAQRPAIRLKSDALVASVQGSVLSQAGTANDVLRRLPSLTTDNKGVFSVFGKGEAKIYINRREVRDLSELDQLNSADIRDVEIIRNPGARYDASVKAVIRINTVRRAGDGFGFDARSSWYQGETTDLREQVNVNWRKSGWDVFGTVLYGRGEYIQDSRITQLTRLDTLWRQENQLYGTGVDQWVRITAGTNWEISPKHYVGLRYTLSPGMLSETGHPTFNSMVYANGAFYDEWKNREDRRETSDPSHRLNAYYNGTVGRMGIDFNADYYTSGSTSRAHVEESSRMQEDRVVNSENRVQNRLVASKLILSYPVLGGEFSLGGEYVRTHRTDTYSNPERIVPSSDMTVDEWNGSLFAEYARTTPIGQLGAGLRYEHVRSDYLSDGRPLAGQNRSYNQWFPSVSFGTRAKGVDLQLAYTAKTQRPTYRQLSSNVYYANRLSLQTGNPLLKPTVTHDVSLTASWRIVQLMASYKMNRDAVVYWTERSKYDPKVSLITFRNLDRQSALTVFATVTPTIGLWTPQLSVGLVKQWADVDVDNETIRYNDPMLQASLSNSLRLPAGLLLTVDLRYQGTGDYENVHLTEKSFSVNAGLTRSFFNDRLRVELKGWDIFRGRKDGNLLRFPRMELYQSNRYDTRELELTLRYRFNAAKSKYKGTGAGVGEIDRL; this is encoded by the coding sequence ATGAGACGAATCTATCTCCTATTGATCGGCATACTGGCCGCAGCATGTGCTACTTACGCACAACAAACATTGACCGGGCGCGTGGTAGACGCGCAAAACCAACCTATTGAGTTTGCCAACGTGGCACTGTATGCGTTGCCCGACTCATCGCTTGTGACAGGGACAATCACCGATGCTCGCGGGGCGTTCGCATTAGAAGGTGGCGCGGCCAAGCGCACGTTCCTCAAGGTCTCCTTTGTGGGCTACGAGACGCGTACGGTCGAGGCGCCACAGTCAGGCGTGACCGTCACGCTGAATCCCGAATCCACGCAGTTGGGCGAGGTGACGGTACGGGCTCAGCGACCTGCTATCCGACTGAAGAGCGATGCGCTCGTGGCGTCGGTGCAGGGCTCGGTGTTGAGTCAGGCGGGTACGGCGAATGATGTGCTTCGTCGGTTGCCCTCGCTGACGACCGATAACAAGGGCGTTTTCTCCGTCTTTGGAAAGGGTGAGGCCAAGATCTACATCAACCGCCGTGAGGTGCGCGACCTCTCGGAGCTGGATCAGCTGAACTCGGCCGACATCCGCGACGTGGAGATCATTCGCAATCCTGGTGCACGCTACGACGCCTCGGTGAAGGCCGTGATCCGTATCAACACGGTGCGGCGCGCAGGCGATGGCTTCGGGTTCGACGCACGATCCAGTTGGTATCAAGGCGAGACGACCGACCTCCGCGAGCAGGTGAATGTGAATTGGCGCAAGAGTGGCTGGGATGTCTTTGGCACCGTCCTTTACGGTCGCGGCGAGTACATACAGGATAGCCGCATCACGCAGTTGACGCGCCTGGATACGCTTTGGCGGCAGGAGAACCAGCTTTACGGCACGGGCGTAGATCAGTGGGTGCGCATCACGGCCGGCACCAACTGGGAGATCTCGCCCAAGCATTACGTCGGCCTTCGCTACACGCTTTCGCCCGGCATGCTTTCCGAGACAGGACACCCGACCTTCAACAGTATGGTGTACGCCAACGGGGCTTTTTACGACGAATGGAAGAACCGTGAGGATAGGCGCGAGACGTCCGACCCATCGCACCGCCTCAATGCGTATTACAACGGGACGGTGGGCCGCATGGGAATCGACTTCAATGCGGACTACTACACGAGTGGTAGCACGTCGCGGGCACACGTGGAGGAATCGAGCCGCATGCAGGAAGATCGCGTTGTGAACTCAGAAAATCGCGTACAGAATCGCCTTGTGGCTTCGAAGCTGATTCTGTCTTACCCCGTCTTGGGTGGCGAGTTCTCCCTCGGTGGCGAATATGTCCGCACGCACCGCACAGACACGTACAGCAATCCCGAGCGTATCGTCCCGTCGTCGGACATGACTGTAGACGAGTGGAACGGCAGTCTCTTCGCGGAATATGCACGGACAACGCCCATCGGGCAGTTGGGCGCTGGGCTGCGTTACGAGCATGTCCGCTCAGATTACCTCAGCGACGGCCGACCGCTCGCGGGGCAGAACCGCAGCTATAACCAGTGGTTCCCGAGTGTCTCGTTCGGCACGCGGGCGAAGGGCGTCGACCTGCAATTGGCTTACACGGCCAAGACGCAGCGCCCGACTTATCGCCAGCTGAGCAGCAACGTGTATTACGCCAATCGCCTCTCTTTGCAAACGGGCAACCCGCTGTTGAAGCCCACCGTGACGCACGACGTGAGCCTTACGGCCTCGTGGCGCATCGTGCAACTGATGGCAAGCTATAAGATGAATCGTGACGCGGTGGTCTACTGGACGGAGCGCAGCAAGTATGACCCGAAAGTCTCCCTGATCACCTTCCGTAACCTCGATCGCCAGTCTGCGCTGACGGTCTTTGCCACGGTCACGCCGACCATTGGGCTGTGGACGCCGCAACTGAGCGTGGGCCTCGTGAAGCAATGGGCCGACGTGGACGTAGACAACGAAACGATCCGATATAACGACCCAATGCTCCAAGCCTCGCTCAGCAATTCGCTCCGCCTACCGGCCGGATTGCTCCTGACGGTTGACTTGCGCTATCAGGGCACGGGTGATTATGAGAATGTGCATCTGACCGAAAAGTCGTTCAGCGTCAATGCGGGCCTCACACGGTCATTCTTCAACGACCGGCTGCGCGTGGAGCTGAAGGGTTGGGACATCTTCCGTGGACGGAAGGACGGCAATCTGTTGCGCTTCCCACGGATGGAGCTCTATCAGAGCAACCGTTACGACACGCGTGAGCTTGAGCTGACCCTGCGCTACCGGTTCAATGCCGCCAAAAGCAAATACAAGGGTACGGGCGCAGGTGTGGGAGAGATCGACCGACTGTAG
- a CDS encoding branched-chain amino acid aminotransferase, protein MLSYLIRDVTFARSYFPNINTTHQKQDATMKEINWSEIPFGYMKTDYNVRCYYRDGAWGELEVSSSENIDIHMASTCLHYGQEAFEGLKAFMGKDGRIRVFRMDENAKRLQASSRAIMMAELPVEKFEEAVRRVVLLNKRFVPPYGSGSSLYIRPLLIGTGAQVGVKPATEYLFVIFVTPVGPYFKTGFRPSKVCIMRGYDRAAPHGTGMVKVGGNYAASLAAGSKAREAGYAAVLYLDPKEKKYIDECGPANFFGIRGNSYITPASNSILPSITNKSLMHLAEHMGMTVERRPVPFEEIATFDEAAECGTAAVIAPISAIDDLDENKSYVIAKDGNVGPVCEKLYHKLRAIQCGDEPDEFGWVSIIE, encoded by the coding sequence ATGCTTTCATATCTCATCCGGGACGTTACATTTGCGCGTAGTTATTTTCCAAACATTAATACAACACATCAAAAACAAGACGCAACCATGAAAGAAATCAATTGGTCTGAGATTCCGTTTGGTTACATGAAGACGGATTACAATGTGAGATGTTATTACCGCGATGGCGCATGGGGTGAACTCGAGGTTTCCTCTTCGGAAAACATCGACATTCACATGGCTTCCACCTGCTTGCACTATGGCCAGGAGGCCTTCGAGGGCCTGAAGGCCTTTATGGGCAAGGACGGACGCATCCGTGTCTTTCGCATGGACGAGAACGCTAAGCGCCTCCAGGCCTCCAGCCGCGCCATTATGATGGCCGAGCTGCCGGTGGAGAAGTTTGAAGAGGCCGTGCGCCGCGTCGTATTGCTTAACAAGCGCTTCGTGCCGCCTTATGGCAGCGGATCGTCGCTTTACATCCGCCCGCTGCTCATCGGTACCGGTGCGCAGGTAGGCGTCAAACCCGCTACGGAGTACCTCTTCGTCATCTTCGTTACGCCCGTGGGACCGTATTTCAAGACCGGTTTCCGCCCCTCGAAGGTCTGCATCATGCGAGGCTACGATCGCGCCGCACCTCATGGCACTGGTATGGTGAAGGTCGGCGGTAACTATGCAGCCAGCCTCGCAGCCGGTTCCAAAGCACGCGAAGCAGGCTACGCCGCCGTGCTCTACCTCGACCCGAAAGAGAAGAAGTACATCGACGAATGCGGCCCAGCCAACTTCTTTGGCATACGCGGCAACTCGTACATCACGCCCGCGTCAAACTCCATCCTGCCCTCGATCACAAACAAGAGCCTCATGCATTTGGCCGAGCACATGGGTATGACCGTGGAGCGTAGACCGGTGCCTTTCGAGGAGATCGCCACCTTCGACGAAGCGGCCGAGTGCGGCACAGCAGCCGTCATCGCCCCCATCTCTGCGATCGACGACTTGGACGAAAACAAGTCGTACGTCATCGCCAAGGATGGCAACGTGGGCCCAGTCTGCGAGAAGCTCTATCATAAGCTGCGCGCCATCCAGTGCGGCGACGAGCCGGACGAGTTCGGCTGGGTGTCGATCATCGAGTAA
- a CDS encoding ADP-ribosylglycohydrolase family protein: MLGAIVGDIVGSRFEFNNTHRTDFELFAPECGFTDDTVCTVAVADALLRGVDFGPTLHSWCRRYPYPTGGYGGRFRQWIASDDPQPYFSFGNGAGMRVSPCGWIDGPMDDMLEAARQSAACTHNHPEGIKGAQCIAECIRTLRDGGGREAVRAVATTRYGYDVSETCDEIRRTNRFDVTCQVTVPQSIVCFLESTDFEQAVRLAISIGGDSDTIAAMTGSLAEAFYGIPDAIARQALACLTQEMRDVVIPFIAQRPIQLIR; encoded by the coding sequence ATGTTAGGAGCTATCGTAGGCGACATTGTGGGGTCGCGATTTGAGTTTAATAACACGCACCGGACGGACTTTGAGCTGTTCGCGCCCGAGTGTGGATTTACGGACGACACGGTCTGCACGGTGGCCGTGGCCGACGCGTTGCTACGCGGCGTGGATTTCGGGCCGACGCTCCACAGCTGGTGTCGCCGCTACCCGTATCCCACGGGCGGCTACGGCGGACGCTTCCGGCAGTGGATAGCCTCGGACGATCCGCAGCCGTACTTCAGTTTCGGCAACGGTGCGGGCATGCGTGTTTCTCCGTGCGGGTGGATCGATGGGCCGATGGACGATATGCTGGAGGCGGCCCGGCAGTCGGCGGCCTGCACCCACAACCACCCGGAGGGGATCAAGGGTGCTCAGTGCATTGCCGAGTGCATCCGCACCTTGCGCGACGGTGGCGGACGTGAGGCGGTGCGCGCTGTCGCCACCACGCGCTACGGCTACGATGTCAGCGAGACGTGCGACGAGATCCGCCGGACGAATCGTTTCGACGTGACATGTCAGGTCACTGTGCCGCAGTCCATCGTTTGCTTCTTGGAGAGCACCGATTTCGAGCAGGCCGTGCGCCTGGCCATCTCCATCGGCGGCGACAGCGACACGATCGCGGCCATGACGGGCAGCCTGGCCGAGGCCTTCTACGGCATCCCCGACGCCATCGCTCGGCAGGCCCTGGCGTGCCTGACGCAGGAGATGCGTGACGTGGTCATACCGTTCATTGCCCAGCGCCCCATTCAGCTGATCCGGTGA
- the rfbC gene encoding dTDP-4-dehydrorhamnose 3,5-epimerase, which translates to MDYIETHIPGVWILEPKVFHDARGYFMEAYKQPDFEAHIGPTRFIQDNESCSSRGVLRGMHYQLAPYTQAKLVRVIVGTVVDVAVDIRRGSPTFGQYVMVELSADNHRQFYIPRGFAHGFYVKSETAIFTYKVDSPYMPSHERGFRFDDPDVGIDWCIDEATSILTSEKDRVLPQLRDAEL; encoded by the coding sequence ATGGACTATATCGAGACGCATATCCCCGGTGTGTGGATCCTGGAGCCGAAGGTGTTTCACGACGCGCGAGGGTATTTTATGGAAGCATACAAGCAGCCGGATTTTGAGGCTCACATCGGGCCGACACGCTTCATTCAGGACAACGAATCGTGCTCCTCGCGCGGCGTACTGCGCGGCATGCACTATCAATTGGCACCCTACACACAGGCTAAGCTGGTGCGCGTGATCGTCGGCACGGTGGTGGACGTGGCCGTAGATATCCGCCGCGGATCACCCACGTTCGGGCAATACGTGATGGTCGAGTTATCGGCCGACAACCATCGCCAGTTCTACATCCCGCGCGGCTTTGCGCATGGCTTCTACGTCAAGAGCGAGACAGCCATCTTCACCTATAAAGTCGACAGCCCCTACATGCCCAGCCATGAGCGCGGCTTCCGCTTCGACGACCCCGACGTGGGCATTGATTGGTGCATCGACGAGGCGACATCCATCCTCACGTCCGAGAAAGACCGCGTGCTGCCCCAGCTCCGCGACGCAGAGCTATAA